The Streptomyces europaeiscabiei genome window below encodes:
- the proS gene encoding proline--tRNA ligase, translating into MAKAPVLTPRADDFPRWYQDLITKAELADNGPVRGTMVIRPYGYGLWERMQQEMDARIKETGTQNAYFPLLIPQSYLTREAEHVEGFAPELAVVTHGGGKDLEEPAVVRPTSEMIINDYFSKWVQSYRDLPLLINQWANVVRWELRPRLFLRTTEFLWQEGHTAHATYEEARDFAAHIHREVYEDFMVNVLAMDVLPGRKTVRERFAGAINTLTLEGMMGDGKALQMATSHELGQNFAKAFNTRYLSKEGKQELVWQTSWGSTTRMIGALVMMHGDDNGLRVPPRLAQIQVVVLAIKGDDAVLAKVRELGARLKAAGVRVQVDDRTDIPFGRRAVDWELKGVPVRIEIGPRDLENGTAMLVRRIPGGKEPVAVDALAHLLPAILEEDQALLLKQSRERRESRTTEVSTLDEAIEAAGVGGWARIPWSTLGEDGESKLGEHAVTVRCLVAEDGSVPDSYDAPGNVAVVARAY; encoded by the coding sequence ATGGCCAAGGCACCCGTACTCACGCCCCGCGCGGACGACTTCCCGCGCTGGTACCAGGATCTGATCACCAAGGCCGAGCTGGCCGACAACGGACCGGTGCGCGGCACCATGGTCATCCGACCGTACGGGTACGGGCTGTGGGAGCGGATGCAGCAGGAGATGGACGCCCGGATCAAGGAGACGGGCACGCAGAACGCGTACTTCCCGCTGCTGATCCCGCAGTCGTATCTCACCCGGGAGGCCGAGCACGTCGAGGGCTTCGCGCCCGAGCTGGCCGTGGTGACGCACGGAGGCGGCAAGGACCTCGAAGAGCCCGCCGTGGTCCGCCCCACCTCCGAGATGATCATCAACGACTACTTCTCGAAGTGGGTGCAGAGCTACCGCGACCTGCCGCTGCTGATCAACCAGTGGGCGAACGTGGTCCGTTGGGAGCTGCGCCCCCGACTGTTCCTGCGCACGACCGAGTTCCTCTGGCAGGAGGGCCACACGGCGCACGCGACGTACGAGGAGGCGCGCGACTTCGCCGCGCACATCCACCGGGAGGTCTACGAGGACTTCATGGTGAACGTCCTCGCGATGGACGTCCTCCCCGGCCGCAAGACCGTCAGGGAACGATTCGCGGGCGCCATCAACACCCTCACCCTCGAAGGCATGATGGGCGACGGCAAGGCCCTCCAGATGGCCACCAGCCACGAACTGGGCCAGAACTTCGCCAAGGCCTTCAACACCCGGTACCTGTCGAAGGAGGGCAAGCAGGAACTCGTCTGGCAGACCTCCTGGGGCTCCACCACCCGCATGATCGGCGCCCTGGTGATGATGCACGGCGACGACAACGGCCTGCGGGTCCCGCCCCGGCTGGCCCAGATCCAGGTCGTCGTGCTCGCGATCAAGGGCGACGACGCGGTTCTGGCCAAGGTCCGCGAACTCGGCGCCCGGCTGAAGGCCGCGGGTGTCCGCGTCCAGGTGGACGACCGCACGGACATCCCCTTCGGCCGCCGCGCCGTCGACTGGGAACTCAAGGGCGTCCCCGTACGCATCGAGATCGGCCCCCGTGACCTGGAGAACGGCACCGCGATGCTCGTCCGCCGCATCCCGGGCGGCAAGGAACCGGTCGCCGTCGACGCACTCGCACACCTGCTGCCCGCGATCCTCGAGGAGGACCAGGCGCTCCTTCTGAAGCAGTCGCGCGAGCGCCGCGAGTCCCGTACGACCGAGGTGTCCACGCTCGACGAGGCGATCGAGGCCGCAGGGGTCGGTGGCTGGGCGCGTATTCCCTGGTCGACGCTGGGCGAGGACGGCGAGAGCAAGCTCGGGGAACACGCCGTGACCGTACGGTGTCTGGTCGCCGAGGACGGGTCGGTGCCCGACTCCTACGATGCACCCGGTAACGTCGCCGTGGTGGCGCGCGCTTACTAG